From a single Fusobacterium ulcerans ATCC 49185 genomic region:
- a CDS encoding helix-turn-helix domain-containing protein has product MTREDYMCQKLGSLSNFDKLLVEKMVEQLGEWATIEEAAKYFKRHKNTIYDKVEGGEVLNRRIGNKILIYTRSLIFLME; this is encoded by the coding sequence ATGACTAGAGAAGATTATATGTGTCAAAAATTAGGAAGTCTTTCAAATTTTGATAAACTACTGGTGGAAAAAATGGTGGAGCAACTTGGAGAATGGGCAACAATAGAGGAAGCAGCCAAGTATTTTAAAAGACATAAAAATACTATTTATGACAAAGTGGAAGGAGGAGAAGTTCTCAATAGAAGAATTGGAAATAAAATTTTAATTTATACAAGGAGCTTGATTTTTTTGATGGAATAA
- a CDS encoding adhesion protein FadA: MGLGAILISANLAAADMTLDSKFSQLEAELKMLEQKENERFKQEEMIAKTAQENLNLLTTLKGKSNERTQMLMNMEGKSIYNEEVKKY; encoded by the coding sequence TTGGGATTAGGCGCAATATTAATATCAGCAAATCTAGCAGCAGCAGATATGACATTAGACAGTAAATTCTCACAACTTGAGGCAGAACTGAAGATGCTGGAGCAGAAGGAAAATGAGAGATTCAAGCAGGAAGAAATGATAGCAAAAACAGCACAGGAGAATTTGAATTTATTAACGACATTAAAAGGGAAGAGTAATGAAAGAACTCAAATGCTTATGAATATGGAAGGAAAAAGTATTTACAATGAAGAAGTAAAAAAATATTAA
- a CDS encoding HU family DNA-binding protein: MNKKSFINEYRKKTSHNGEIKNLKEARMDLEVFFETLKIGLLKDGEVKLQKKGKFKILQKKERVISNPSTRERMTITPPKTVKFVIAKNIIKKINEMSK, encoded by the coding sequence ATGAATAAAAAAAGTTTTATTAATGAATATAGAAAAAAAACTTCTCACAATGGAGAAATAAAAAATTTAAAAGAAGCTAGAATGGATTTAGAAGTTTTTTTTGAAACTTTAAAAATTGGTCTATTAAAAGATGGAGAAGTAAAATTACAAAAAAAGGGAAAATTTAAAATATTACAAAAAAAGGAGAGGGTAATAAGTAATCCATCGACTAGGGAAAGAATGACAATAACTCCACCTAAAACAGTAAAATTTGTTATAGCTAAAAATATAATAAAGAAAATAAATGAAATGTCTAAATAA
- a CDS encoding ATP-binding protein: MIKCQFCGKEYMKNPYKYMGSLPEIFKKNLEYIPACNCLEENKAKELEELERKRMQECMKNKMKKCKYISVMDEKFARSRFESADMKSDYMQLSKRYAESFISKDKKEGMLLYGGVGTGKTFASACIANYLMERGKTVLVINLGLYFNKLTMEWGEAEKVVLEQTEKCDLMIIDDFGSEKGLDRNQTGWRAEKIYNLIDGRYRSEKPLIISTNLNFSADEGKCELSEKFSTQGQNRIRDRIIDMCFPVEVTGKSRRGMTQKRFAEFIS; this comes from the coding sequence ATGATAAAATGTCAATTTTGTGGGAAAGAGTATATGAAAAATCCATACAAGTATATGGGGTCTCTTCCAGAGATTTTTAAAAAGAATCTGGAATATATACCAGCCTGTAATTGTTTGGAAGAAAATAAAGCAAAGGAACTGGAGGAATTGGAAAGGAAGAGGATGCAGGAATGTATGAAAAACAAGATGAAAAAGTGTAAGTATATTTCTGTGATGGATGAAAAATTCGCAAGAAGCAGATTTGAAAGCGCTGATATGAAAAGTGATTATATGCAGCTGTCAAAAAGATATGCAGAGAGCTTTATTAGCAAGGACAAAAAAGAAGGAATGCTCCTGTATGGAGGAGTAGGAACAGGAAAGACATTTGCAAGTGCTTGTATAGCTAATTACCTCATGGAAAGAGGGAAGACTGTATTGGTAATTAATCTAGGACTGTATTTTAACAAACTGACTATGGAGTGGGGAGAAGCTGAGAAAGTAGTTTTGGAGCAGACAGAGAAATGCGACTTGATGATTATTGATGATTTCGGCAGTGAAAAAGGACTGGATAGAAATCAGACAGGATGGAGGGCTGAAAAGATATATAATCTCATTGATGGGAGATACAGAAGCGAGAAGCCCCTTATAATTTCAACAAATTTGAATTTCAGCGCAGATGAGGGAAAATGCGAGTTAAGCGAGAAATTCTCTACACAAGGGCAGAACAGGATAAGAGACAGAATAATAGATATGTGTTTTCCAGTAGAAGTAACAGGGAAGAGCAGAAGGGGAATGACCCAGAAGAGATTTGCAGAATTTATATCTTAA
- a CDS encoding adhesion protein FadA has translation MIQKEQEKFNTEKKIAEAAQSTLAKQREIYNQLSEKVAKLNQMKDVKFYKEQYGELASKYQAALKDLEAQMKEQENIINRDLDN, from the coding sequence TTGATACAAAAAGAGCAGGAAAAATTTAATACAGAGAAAAAGATAGCAGAAGCAGCACAATCAACTTTGGCTAAACAAAGAGAAATATACAATCAATTATCAGAAAAAGTAGCAAAATTAAATCAAATGAAAGATGTGAAATTCTATAAAGAGCAATATGGAGAGCTTGCATCAAAATATCAAGCAGCTTTAAAAGATTTAGAAGCGCAAATGAAAGAGCAGGAAAATATAATTAATAGAGATTTAGACAATTAG
- a CDS encoding HU family DNA-binding protein — protein MREKDFLRLYVDLYREKGEKISSMKAAKGRIDSIWETLIESLLKEKKVIFKGIGKFELRETNPRRVVLPFKKKGESSYILEKKMIPSKKIIKFAAGDDLKKLLNEKECER, from the coding sequence ATGAGGGAGAAAGATTTTTTAAGACTCTATGTAGATTTATATAGAGAAAAAGGTGAAAAAATTTCATCAATGAAAGCAGCAAAAGGAAGAATAGATTCTATATGGGAAACTCTTATAGAATCGCTTTTAAAAGAGAAAAAAGTAATTTTTAAGGGAATTGGAAAGTTTGAATTAAGAGAAACTAATCCAAGAAGAGTTGTTCTTCCATTTAAAAAGAAAGGGGAAAGTAGTTATATACTTGAAAAGAAAATGATACCTTCAAAAAAAATAATAAAATTTGCTGCTGGAGATGATTTAAAAAAGCTGCTTAATGAAAAGGAATGTGAAAGATAA